The sequence below is a genomic window from Ipomoea triloba cultivar NCNSP0323 chromosome 2, ASM357664v1.
atgttttaaaattgataatcaGCAATTATCATGTGCCCAAAGCTTTACTGTCTTAGACAAATGCTATAATTGCCAACAGCTTTCATGTCCCGATAATATACCCTCTGGCTCTTAATATATATGGGAAGTCAGCTAGTTGTGATACAGATTATTTAGGGAGTGAAAAGTAATTGACCTAATGGCTGGTGTCCACCATTACCAATTGCAGGCAGTTAGTCTATGTAACTTTAGTTGAGTAATCATCATTTGATCACTTAAAAGTCAGCTGCAGATTTTCTTTCATCATTGGTCTTCTGCTAAAAATGGAGTGTTATCCATTTGTTTTTGTAGATgctgtattttttgttattggCTGTGTATGGTATCCTTGGCAGGCAATTGATCATATCATTAATTCTGCTGCAAAGTCAAATTACATGTCTGCTGGCCAGATATCTGTACCTATTGTTTTCAGAGGCCCTAATGGAGCTGCAGCTGGTGTTGGTGCCCAACATTCCCAGGTTTGACTTGATACTTTTTAGCCTCTTTTCAAGTTCTATTGGTACTTGTAAGATATCTTTAAGCTCTGTAAGAATTTACATATACAGAAAGTACTTAAGAGTTTCCTTTCTCTACTTGGCAGTAATTCAGGTTACATAAATGATAAATCCTTGTTAAAAGCACCATGTTTCAAGTGAGTCACGAAGTAGTAAATTTTAGAGTGGTACTTCAGTAGTAGAGATGCTTAATGGGTGGGTTCCATAAGCTTTGGGTTGGATCTAGCTGTGTTGTGTAATAAATGGATCCATCCATTTATCACCTATTTAAATTAATGGGTTAAAGTGTTAAATGGCAAGGGTCATAAATCATAAGCGGGTCTATATAATCCCATTAATCCATTAATAGTACTTTCATTTGTGACAGTATCTTACATTCAACTGGAAGTTTAGATAGTTTTTGGTATTATTAACTTCTCAGAGTAGATTTCACGTTTCCCTTCAGGATGTTTGGGATTTCTTTACAGTGGAAAAACTTTAGGGGTCGTTTAccaaaatggagaaatggaggattttctggaaaaatagagaattggagaggtggaagaatggaaaatggaaaacttgtttactaaaatcatTTCTCCAATTGCCTAACTCCTCTCCATTCTCCAATTTTATGTATAATATTGGAGAACTCCTATTTGGACTTATCCAAATGGAGGAATGGGAGAACACATGGGTGAATAGTAGCATATACGGAGAGGTCTGGGTTCGAATCCTGCTGTGCACATTGGCCTTTATCCTTTTTATTTTCTGTCTCTTGTTCtttgccttttccttttcttttgttgttcttctttttgttgttgttgttgttgttgttgttattattattattattatctttattatctctattattagtattatttttctttttcttctctttgcttgttcttctccttttctttcgttgttgttattattattactattattattattattattattattattaatttattattagtagtagtatttttcttttccttctctttgcttgttcttctcattttctttcgttcttattattattatctttattattattactactactattgttattattatctttattgttattactactactattgttattattatctttattaggGAGTATCTTTGTTATCTTTAttactattaattttattattattaatattattattcttatactTTTTCTTTGtccctttttccttttattattattattattattattattattattattattattattctgttcattttctttgcttgttcttctccttttctttcgttattgttgttgttattattattattattattattgttattttccttttctttgcttgttcttctccttttctttcgttattgttgttgttattattattattattattattattattattttccttttctttgcttgttcttctccttttctttcgttgttattattattattaattattattactattattatctttattattattattcttcttattattattttctttttccctttttcctttattattattattatattactattactattgttgttgttgttattattattattattattattattaactttgtTGTAGAAATGTTCAAATGCTATATGGGTtgattgtatttaatgaaaaaattagAGAAGTGAAAAATTGGATGAATAGGGAATGGAAATTAGGAaactggaaaaatggaaaactggaggaatggagaagaaaactggaaatggaaaaacagagaaatgaagtaaacgacccctaAACTTGTGTTCTtccaaatatttttatagtTTGTTGCACGACTGAGATTATTTTTCTAAATGTCTATTGTGCATTCGTACATGCATTTGAGAGAATGTGTGATGCCTACACAGAATAAAATTTACACAGCATATTTAACGCACAAGATCTTTTACAGTGCTATGCAGCTTGGTATGCTGCATGCCCAGGATTGAAGGTGCTGTCTCCGTACTCTTCTGAAGATGCTCGTGGCCTTCTCAAAGCTGCTATTAGGGACCCAGATCCTGTTGTTttccttgaaaatgaattgCTGTTAAGTACTGTGTTGTGCATTTCTATTCTGGAGAGTTTGGTGGATTTTTTGGGGTCATTTTTAATGATCTAGTATCTCTGCTCCAGATATGGTGAGTCCTTCCCTGTATCAGCTGAAGCTCTTGATTCTAGTTTCTGTCTTCCAATTGGGAAAGCTAAAGTAAGTTCCCTTAGGCCTTTCATAAATTGTTTTTCTGTGATTGGTATAGTTGGGTTTATTTTCACTTAAATAATCAATTGGTAGATTGAGCGTGATGGGAAGGATGTGACAATCACTGCTTTCTCAAAAATGGTTGGTTATGCTCTCAAGGTTTGGCATTCTTTTACCAGGAAGTACTTTGATCCTTTACCCAATTTGGGTGAAACTTTTAACTTGTTCAGCAACAATCTTGATCTTTGCATACTGTAAAGCCACTATGCAATACTAAAGTCCATTATTGTGCTGACTATGTCTATGCTTCTGTTTGCATTTCAAAATGAATTTAACTTGCTAGGCTGCTGAGATTCTTGCAAAGGAAGGAATCAGTGCTGAGGTATTGAAGGGTTCATATTCCACTTTTGTTTATATGCTATTACTGAACACATGACCAAGTTTCATCTTATTATTTGTGAACAGATTATCAATTTGCGCTCAATCAGACCACTTGATAGATCTACAATCAATGCTTCTGTTAGGAAAACCAACAGACTGGTAACTGTGGAGGAAGCATTTCCTCAACATGGTGTTGGCGCTGAGATCTGGTTACGACCTtaaccacccccccccccccccctaaaaaaataataaaaataaaaataaatcatattttacCCTTCCCTCTCCtgtgtgtaatatttttatatttcaacCCACCAGTGCAACTGTAGTTGAGGAAAGCTTTGAGTACCTTGATGCACCAGTTGAGAGGATAGCTGGGGCTGATGTGCCTATGCCTTATGCAGCAAATCTTGAAAGAATGGCTGTTCCACAGGTTTGTACTCcaagattttatttatttactttgagAAGTTTTGGAAGTTCATTGTATCTGTTGGTTGGGGGCACAAGAAATGCTGGCATGTCTCAGCGATGATTGGGTGAAAGCTGAAACTGGTAAAATTGTCATATTTGTAAACTTGTGCAGACATTTCCCTAGAAATATGTTAGCTATAGCCCACTATACTAAGCAATCAGAAGAAGCTGTTAATCTCCCAAACAGCCTAGCTGCAATTTGACCAATTCTTAGCCTACAAATTATTCATtcaaagatttggaaagaatatataaataaataaataaataaaagaagataaTAAAGTTTACAACTCATTGATTTGCTATGTTGAACTCAACCTTGCATTCCCATCCCTCAACAGGTTGAAGACATTGTACGTGCAGCAAAAAGGGCTTGCTACAGATCAGTTCCAATATCAGCCACTGCTTAGGATATTTTGGACCAGTTAACATTTTCATACGATGcggatattgattctttgtccacattggggctttccttttgctgCGTCTAGCTCGTTACTGAgctatcaaaaataaattttgtttggtTTGTAACACGATATAGAAGATTGCATGCTCCTAGAAAGAAAAGATTAGCTAGCCATTTTTTGGATCTTTGTCatgcttaataataataatgagaatgtctagggtgggaataggccagacTCCTTGTAGGGGCCTATGTCCAGGCCTAATTAAAGTCTAGTTAGCGTAGCTCGTTTAGTAGAAATGTCACCAAAACTAAACAGGTCAGACTTATAAATACTAGGCCTAGCCTAGTATATTATAtttacctaatatatatttttatatttacaatacaatcCCAAGTATATGTAATTACCAAACTTTAACCCTCCACCTCCAAAAattcattctaaattatgattcaactataaacattgctgTTAATCCtgttgtatgtattcttattgtttaactttttttttttattaattattcttactgtcataatatttaatgaaatatcgcaacttaattatgtgagttgattgtttattatttatgatattatataggatattatttaaaaaatgaagttTTAAATAGGTCCAAAGCCtatttatgatctattttgaagcctttttaaaagtctatatgttaaataggcaaGCTTACATACAGGCTCAGTCTTTAAATTTTCATAGCAAGCGCATAGCtaaatttttaaagttcagCTCGGCCTAACTTATTTTCACTCCTAGTCTTGAGTGATTTCACTGTGAGGCATGTAACAGTTTTTATGAAtgtattaaaaagtattacgagtatattttaattaaaaaatattataacaagtGATAATAGTTTTACACTTTGATTAAAACATGggaaaaatttaaatgaataaCCCAATGTGATTTCAACAGGGAGGAGAATATTCTGTAGTGTGTAAATTCAGGGTTAATCCCAATCCCCACTGCAAATGTATATAACAAGTAAGAAGAAAGAGAATAGAAAGTGAAAAGATGATAGTATCTTCGAAGTGTAAAAATACCTTACACAGTTACACCTctaattaactaaaaaactGTACAGCAAAGTAgatgtaaataaattatatccTCTGACATGACATTTTAGATCCTAACCGAATTATACACAAAATTGTTGGATACTTACAAAGCAAAAATGAGAACTGAAACCAACACAACAAATTCTGATGCACCAACACAGAAATCATTCTTCCATaattctttattaaaaaaaaaaaaaaaaaaaaaaaaaaaaaaaaacccctacCTTGAGTGGCCAAAGTTCTCTGAGATTGATGCTCTACTCCTTAGTCTCAGATCCAATGACAGCCTGACAGAAGATGGAAGGAATGTATGGATGAGCTTCCTTGAAGGAGCCATATGAGGCTCTTCTCCCTTATTTTTCCTCCGCTTTGAAGTCCCAGCCATAGCTGAGGTAGTTTTAAGGGTTTGCAATGACTTCACATCAAAATTTGACGAAGCAAAAGAAGTATCAGGTGCACCAAATGATAAAGGGCCATTATATGGTGCATCAATGTATCCATCTTGATGTGGCGGAGGAAATTTTTCACTCTTGCTCTTGGCGTTAGCTTGTGTCATCACTTTCCACCTCTGGATCAAGATAAAACAAGGGCattaattctttaaatataaaaagatacaaTAAATGCCAATAAACACAAGCAGGAAAAGAGGAGAAATCAAAAAAGGGATTCGGGAAAAGAACAAATAGTAGGCCCAAGTCATTCGAAACACTTTGAACTTGCCATAAAATTCAAAGATGTGCATGTAAAGGTAATGAGGTTTAATGCCCTTGGATGACTAATGACTATAGTTCCTCATATTTGAGCTTTCCATAGCCTAATAGATCCTAGAAAACAATATGTACTATATTGGATAGTAAGAGTGGAATGGCAAACATTTCCTATGAGACACCAGCAGTAAAGCAAGGAGTGCAAAAACAGTATGCTACATAATAACCCCTATGGCCTATTTATCAAGTACTACACTACTATTGCAATGAAAATTCCACATTCTCCGCATATATATAGCATTAGTGAGAAATTAATGATCAACGGAACAGGAGAAAACACAAACCTAAACAAAATCCCTCAAGCCACAAATTGACAAAACTGAATGTGTGACAAGGAACATAAAAATTCCACATTGTCCCTTAACTTGATTGGAAAAACTTAAGGTACCATGCCTTTGAGATGCCTTGTGTCAAAGAAAACagtgtaaaaaataataataataataaataaccacaCTTACATCTAAATTTGCTTGAAGCTCTGCATTAGCTTCAGGAGCTGGAATCGCTCGGCTAACCCTGTCTCGAACTCTTATTTTTCTGGTTCCATCAGCCACATGGCTTCCATGGGCTTTTCCACTTGCACCTCTTTGCCTGTTGAAAAAGGTCCAGGTATCAGAAGATAATGAGATTTGGTTAATAGAACTTTCAATGTTAAGAAAGAAGACCTTCTCACTGCTTCATCCCTCAGCTTTACATCCATTTCCTTGCTTGGAGGATATTTTGGTAAGCTTGAGGGCTCACAAGCATATGGCTCAGTAGTAAAAAACTGTGCATATGAAAGTATCATGTCAGGATAAAACATACTTCTAAAGAGTGAcaaattaattcattattattgaaatatactTAAATTCATATTATCATAATATTCATGTGGATGCACGCATGCAGACACAAATACTATAAACTTAGTTTTGCaataaatgtttgatttgtCAGCAAGTTCATACAGTTGTGAAATAATAATAGGAAACTTAACATGAACAGGCCCATTTGCACTAACTAATAGTAATAGAATCACATTCCTAAAACAAAAGCTAGTGAGA
It includes:
- the LOC116009968 gene encoding pyruvate dehydrogenase E1 component subunit beta-1, mitochondrial; translated protein: MSAVIARKMASRGISSLSLNHLLMRSRVSASRCYSSAAKEITVRDALNSALDEEMSADPKVFLMGEEVGEYQGAYKISKGLLDKYGPDRVLDTPITEAGFAGIGVGAAYYGLKPIVEFMTFNFSMQAIDHIINSAAKSNYMSAGQISVPIVFRGPNGAAAGVGAQHSQCYAAWYAACPGLKVLSPYSSEDARGLLKAAIRDPDPVVFLENELLYGESFPVSAEALDSSFCLPIGKAKIERDGKDVTITAFSKMVGYALKAAEILAKEGISAEIINLRSIRPLDRSTINASVRKTNRLVTVEEAFPQHGVGAEICATVVEESFEYLDAPVERIAGADVPMPYAANLERMAVPQVEDIVRAAKRACYRSVPISATA